The following coding sequences lie in one Pseudomonas sp. SL4(2022) genomic window:
- a CDS encoding tetratricopeptide repeat protein yields MPRAITRLPALPVTVPRLPTRVALWLLDSPRLGHAPCVKRFAGRLLKQPALQGVVQAQVRLGQMLCRDCGNPRDRRMGFELLRQAARAGDVSAQLELGQLYSQPRTLEPQQARHWLELAAGQGSLEAQHLLKQL; encoded by the coding sequence ATGCCTCGCGCAATCACTCGTCTGCCTGCTTTACCCGTCACTGTTCCACGCCTGCCAACCCGTGTTGCGCTCTGGCTACTGGACAGCCCCCGTCTCGGCCATGCCCCCTGCGTTAAACGTTTTGCCGGTCGACTACTCAAGCAACCTGCTTTGCAGGGTGTCGTGCAGGCGCAGGTCCGTCTTGGGCAGATGCTGTGCCGCGATTGCGGCAATCCGCGTGATCGGCGCATGGGCTTCGAGCTGCTGCGTCAGGCTGCTCGTGCTGGGGATGTGAGTGCTCAGCTGGAACTTGGTCAGCTCTATAGCCAGCCACGTACCCTGGAGCCGCAACAGGCTCGGCATTGGCTGGAGCTGGCTGCTGGGCAAGGCTCGCTAGAGGCGCAGCACCTGCTCAAGCAGCTCTGA